Proteins encoded within one genomic window of Kaistia algarum:
- a CDS encoding acyltransferase family protein codes for MSADPTLRSASGFAADPGRRLFGLDLLRAVAILMVVYIHGGYLIETIVPYSLYIWPTVDGVSLFFVLSGYLIGRILIRSFVEVPADMRSLTHFWIRRWFRTLPNYYLVLTILVVQVLVSGSVLPRDWPLYYVFGQNLFSVHPDFFPEAWSLAIEEWFYLLVPMLLLVILKAVPSAEQRARRFLLAIFAIIIAVTVARTIVVFSGDVADYGSWDSLVRKRVFTRLDAIAIGVLGAYASLYCKDFWFRSRIPGAVTGLILVVVDRYFFMTNDFYGAFVSLTVLPVATLLLLPMLTSMRASRGAGPWLIGWISRLSYSMYLVNLTLVQGVLMPMLFGPTAEASPPLLRYFVYWAMTIGISWALYRFWEFPMMNLRDRFPEPVVHDTPGSAQPGARER; via the coding sequence ATGAGCGCCGATCCGACCCTTCGATCGGCCAGTGGATTCGCTGCCGACCCGGGACGGCGTCTTTTCGGCCTCGACCTACTCCGCGCCGTCGCGATCCTGATGGTGGTCTATATTCACGGCGGATATCTGATCGAGACGATTGTCCCGTATTCGCTCTACATCTGGCCAACCGTCGATGGTGTTTCGCTATTCTTCGTTCTGAGCGGCTATCTCATCGGCAGGATCTTGATCCGGTCTTTTGTCGAAGTCCCTGCAGATATGCGCTCTCTGACCCATTTCTGGATTCGGCGCTGGTTCAGGACCCTGCCGAACTACTATCTGGTCTTGACGATACTGGTCGTCCAGGTGCTGGTATCCGGCAGCGTTCTGCCTCGCGACTGGCCGCTATATTATGTCTTTGGTCAGAATCTCTTCAGTGTCCATCCAGATTTTTTCCCAGAGGCGTGGTCCCTGGCGATCGAAGAGTGGTTTTATCTTCTGGTCCCGATGCTGTTGCTCGTCATACTCAAGGCCGTGCCGAGTGCGGAGCAGCGCGCCCGGCGCTTTCTGCTCGCCATTTTCGCTATCATCATCGCGGTGACCGTGGCGCGCACCATCGTGGTCTTCAGCGGCGATGTCGCTGACTATGGCAGCTGGGATTCGCTTGTCCGCAAGCGCGTCTTCACCCGGCTCGACGCCATCGCGATTGGGGTGCTCGGAGCCTACGCAAGCCTTTACTGTAAGGATTTCTGGTTTCGTTCGAGAATTCCCGGCGCAGTGACGGGACTGATCCTGGTCGTCGTGGATCGCTATTTTTTCATGACGAACGATTTTTACGGTGCTTTCGTCTCTTTGACGGTGCTGCCTGTTGCTACACTATTATTGTTGCCTATGCTTACCTCGATGCGGGCGAGCAGAGGGGCTGGTCCATGGCTCATCGGTTGGATTAGCCGGCTGTCCTACTCGATGTATCTGGTGAACCTGACGCTCGTGCAGGGCGTCCTCATGCCCATGTTGTTCGGACCGACGGCCGAGGCCAGCCCGCCGCTTCTCCGGTATTTCGTCTACTGGGCGATGACCATCGGTATTTCCTGGGCGCTCTATCGGTTCTGGGAGTTCCCGATGATGAACCTGCGCGATCGCTTCCCCGAGCCTGTCGTGCATGATACGCCGGGCTCGGCTCAGCCCGGTGCGCGGGAACGATAG
- a CDS encoding ribbon-helix-helix domain-containing protein: protein MKKRSLSIAGHRTSISIEEPFWDALKEIAAAKAISLAALVAEVDSRREDGVNLSSALRVATLANYRSRAPG from the coding sequence GTGAAGAAAAGATCGCTCTCCATCGCCGGACACCGGACGTCGATCTCGATCGAGGAACCCTTCTGGGATGCTCTGAAGGAAATCGCCGCCGCCAAGGCGATCAGCCTCGCGGCACTGGTAGCAGAGGTCGACAGCCGGCGGGAGGACGGCGTCAATTTATCTTCGGCGCTGCGGGTTGCGACCCTTGCGAACTATCGTTCCCGCGCACCGGGCTGA
- a CDS encoding DUF4169 family protein: MSAELINLNRARKAKAKRDQTTEAEANRVKFGRTKAEKLKAKAEAEKAARHIDGHKIDGAP; the protein is encoded by the coding sequence ACCTGAACCGCGCCCGCAAAGCCAAGGCGAAACGCGATCAAACGACCGAGGCCGAAGCGAACCGGGTGAAGTTCGGCCGTACCAAGGCCGAGAAGCTCAAGGCCAAAGCGGAGGCTGAGAAGGCCGCGCGCCATATTGACGGCCACAAAATTGATGGGGCGCCGTGA